Proteins from one Vibrio coralliirubri genomic window:
- a CDS encoding S8 family peptidase, whose amino-acid sequence MSEFFPDEGGELFFTYKDKTDGIDTILNRYFKIRLPDGKSKDYQFINSVIRSIENLDTIEHIFPEARPVPIESFSLPTKRTYNNDYNGTDYQPIQDYLNAPEDKRNNYAVGGVDAYYAWDIAGGDGSGITVIQKEIGQWNEQHEDLPNSVVQFSGSQVDQHGTASMGIMGGINNGYGVTGIAHNASFGRAGSSSDNFPAMISYLKPGDVIQIGIQIGMGNVAGCTKNCWLPMESSALWFDFIKELTDKGINVIQAAGNGGLNLDHPDFNGKYDRSVRDSGSNLVGAVCAVSGKTAGFSNYGSRIDNSSWGCWDVVTTGYGSLSSNYNANYTDSYAGTSSANPIVAGATAALSGVAKAYDISIAPKLRQLLVETGTPVGDQRYIGTQPDLERAIETLLGNTDGDDQTPDETNQASIAIVTADKTTLGGAGSLSLSGDKSSDPDGDRLVYQWQQIPPTFPLAILETPTEANTVVRLADTNAKMTYRFSLTISDGGLSDRAEVSVVQTPIPEVTQSPLWQAGRTYSSPCQRVTWQGTEWDNQWWTQGHEPGSDGQWGVWRKVNSSQYNQCDK is encoded by the coding sequence ATGTCGGAATTCTTTCCGGATGAAGGGGGAGAATTATTTTTTACATATAAGGATAAAACGGATGGTATCGATACGATACTGAACCGCTACTTTAAGATAAGACTTCCTGATGGAAAATCGAAAGACTATCAGTTCATAAACAGTGTCATTCGCTCCATCGAAAATTTAGATACTATCGAACACATATTCCCCGAGGCAAGGCCAGTACCCATCGAGTCATTTAGCTTGCCAACTAAGCGTACTTATAATAACGATTATAATGGTACAGATTACCAACCGATTCAAGATTACCTAAACGCCCCTGAAGATAAGAGAAACAACTATGCAGTTGGTGGTGTAGATGCATATTATGCATGGGATATAGCAGGAGGAGATGGCTCAGGGATCACAGTTATTCAGAAGGAGATTGGCCAATGGAATGAGCAGCACGAAGACCTGCCTAACTCTGTTGTGCAATTCTCGGGAAGCCAGGTAGATCAGCACGGTACAGCTTCTATGGGAATTATGGGTGGAATAAATAATGGTTATGGTGTTACAGGCATCGCACATAATGCTAGCTTCGGGCGAGCCGGGTCTTCGTCGGATAACTTTCCAGCTATGATTTCTTACCTTAAGCCTGGAGATGTGATCCAGATAGGTATTCAGATTGGTATGGGGAATGTTGCAGGCTGCACTAAGAACTGTTGGCTGCCGATGGAAAGTTCTGCGTTATGGTTTGATTTTATTAAAGAGTTAACAGACAAAGGCATAAACGTTATTCAGGCGGCAGGAAATGGTGGCCTTAACCTTGACCATCCAGACTTCAATGGAAAATATGATCGTAGTGTAAGGGATTCAGGCTCAAATCTCGTAGGAGCAGTATGCGCAGTGTCTGGTAAAACGGCTGGCTTTAGTAATTACGGTAGTCGGATAGATAATTCAAGTTGGGGCTGTTGGGATGTCGTAACTACGGGCTACGGTTCGTTATCAAGTAACTACAATGCAAACTATACAGATTCCTACGCAGGCACATCTTCAGCCAACCCGATTGTAGCGGGAGCTACTGCAGCGTTGTCTGGTGTAGCTAAAGCCTATGATATTAGTATTGCCCCTAAGTTACGTCAGTTGCTGGTAGAGACAGGAACTCCCGTGGGAGATCAACGTTATATCGGTACTCAACCTGATCTTGAACGAGCAATTGAAACTTTGCTAGGCAACACGGATGGAGATGACCAGACCCCAGACGAAACAAACCAAGCGTCAATTGCGATTGTGACAGCCGACAAAACCACATTGGGAGGTGCGGGCTCTTTATCACTAAGCGGAGATAAATCAAGTGATCCTGATGGTGATCGGTTAGTCTACCAATGGCAACAGATTCCGCCGACATTCCCGTTAGCGATATTAGAGACACCAACTGAAGCGAATACGGTCGTTCGTTTAGCTGACACTAACGCTAAAATGACGTATCGATTCTCCCTTACAATTAGTGATGGTGGGCTGTCCGATAGGGCAGAAGTTTCAGTCGTGCAGACACCAATTCCAGAGGTGACTCAATCTCCTCTATGGCAAGCGGGTAGAACTTACTCTTCTCCGTGTCAACGAGTGACGTGGCAAGGGACTGAGTGGGATAACCAGTGGTGGACACAAGGTCACGAGCCTGGTTCTGATGGCCAGTGGGGCGTTTGGCGTAAAGTGAATAGCAGCCAATATAACCAATGTGATAAATAG